The genomic interval TGCGTGAACTAAAGGACAACAACAATCGAGAGTGGTTCGCCGAAAACAAACTCCGTTACGAGAGCGATGTCCGGGACCCTGCGGTGGAGTTGGTTGCAGCGTTGGAAAAACCGCTGGCCAAGGCCGCGCCGATGTTGGTTGCCATCCCCAAAGGTCATGGCGGCAGCGTCATGCGAATCTATCGCGACACACGTTTTGGGAAAAACAAGGATCCCTACAAGACCAATGTCGGCATCTCGATTCGCCACCAAGCGGGCAAGGACATTCATGCACCTGGGATCTATATTCACTTGGAACCAGGCGACTGTTTCATCGGCGCCGGTACTTGGCGTCCCGAAAGCAGCACGCTTTCCGCGATTCGATCCTCCATCGACAGCAATCCGGCCGCTTGGAAACGGGCTCGTGACAACAAAGCGTTTCGAGAACACTTTCAGTGGGTGGGCGAAAGCTTGAAAACAGCACCGCGTGACTATCCCAAGGATCATCCGTTGATCGAAGACCTGAAACGCAAGGATTTCATTGCGATCGCTCCACTGACGGAAAAAGATCTGACGGGAGACGCCGCGATCTCGCTGCTGATGGAGCGTGTTCGACAAGCCAAGCCGGCAATGAAGTTCTTGTGTGAGGCGATCGACGTGCCGTATTAGACGCCGGAATATAAAACGAAATATGAACGCAGACGCTGAGGACAACCGCTGGGATTCCGCTCACGCCCTGCATTCGTTGACGTTGTGGGCCGCATGGTGCTGCGCCGCAACATGGGCCATATGTCGATTCTCTCCTTACGGCGACGTCGAGGCGGCATTTCAAGCTGGCTTTCCTTTCGCGGATGCTTGGATCGTTTTTCGAGCCGGCGTCTTGTGCCTTGTGGCGATGGGGCTGGCGGAGTTTCTGCAACGCAGCTTGCGTATTCGACTTTATCTTCTTGCCGCAGTCGCGATTCTCGCCATCCCGATGCTGGTCTTCGCAAATTCGGTCCTGGTGAGCTGGGTCGGCCGTTCTTTGTTCGACGCCGAGACTTGGGATCACGCTTGGAATCATGGCGGCGAGCTGGCCGGGCACATTCCCTCTGGAGCGATTCGGTTGTTCGCGATGGCCATCGTCGGCGGTCTTGTCTTTTCGATCGTTGGTGGTTGGGGTGCATGTCGGCTCGGTCGACGATGGAGAGAAAATGCACCTCGCGTTTGGCCTATTTTTGTGGGTGCCATCATGGTATCGGTTTCGGGGCTTTTGGGAATTCCAGCGTGGACACACCGCGTCCCCGAGATCGCTTCTCGGGCAGATGAATTGATGGTTCCGCCGGCAGGAGTCAGCGTCGAGATGGCACGACGGATCGAGGCGATGGACATGCGGCATCGTCAAGTGACGGTCACCGCCAAACCGCAATCTTGTCGTGACATCGTGGTGGTTGTCATCGAATCCTTTCGCCCGGAGTTGGTCACGCCGGACGTGATGCCGAACCTGGCTGCGTTGGCACAGAGGAGCGTGGTTTGTCGGAATCATTTTTCCGGCGGAAATGCCACCACACACGGCATGTTCAGCTTGCTCAATGGGCTCAGCGCGGTCTGGTACTCGCGTCCGGTTCGCACGGCCCCGATCGGATTGCGATTGTTTCGCGAAGCGGGCTATGAACTGGGGTTCTTTGGGGGACACGACGACTGGGAGAAATTTCGTATGACGGGGTTCATCAATCGAGCCACGTTCGACGTGATGGAGACACAGTCGATGAACTGGCTGACCACAGATCGCCAAGCGACCGAGAGGGCAGCGGTTTTCTTGAACGCCGATAAAGCGTCACGTCGTCCGCGAATGGCGGTGCTGTATCTCTACTCGACGCATGCGGACTACCGAAGCTATGCCTCGGATCAAGTCTTTCAGCCCGCAGCGGATGATCGCTATTTGATCCCATACACGAATTCGATGCGACCGTTGGTCTGGAATCGCTACAAGAACAGTGCAAGGAGTGTGGATCGATTGTTAGCTGGCGTTCTCGACGACGAGCGTATCGTGGCTGTCGTCGGTGACCACGGCGAGTCCTTTCTCGAGGATGGTGTCTGTGGGCACGGGACCAAGTTGAATCGTTATCAAAACATGACACCGGCCGTCATCTATTGTCCACGGCAGACACCGCAGCAGGTTGATGCTGTCACCGGACACGCTGATGTGCTGCCGACCATCCTCGGCGCCGCGGGAATCATCGTGTCCGACCCGGAGGCTATGGACGGTGTGAATCTGTTGGATGCGTCAGAACGCGACGTCAGGGATCGAGTGACGGTAACTCGAAACTACTTGGATGATCAGTATCTGTTGGTGCCTGGCAACGTGTCGGATCGCGAGCCGATGATCGGGCATCGTGTGGAGCTGACTTTGAATGAATGGCAAGCCAGCGTGTTAGAAACGATGTTCCTGTCGTCGAATGACCCGTCCGAGCCAGATGGCGAAGCGGGCGGTGTGTCAGATGGTGCGGCCGTCTTGCAAGAATGGATCGAGAAGCGTTTGCCTCGTGTGGTCGAGCGAGATTGAATCCGAAAGCGATGGCATCCCGACCGTAACAGGGGCAAACACCAAAGCCCAGGGTTGCGCTGGGCTGTTCAAAATTGGGGGTGTGGCATTCTCAGACGAAGGTAGCCGTCAGTTGTTTCCTCCGCCGAGACAAGCTCGACGGAAGGAGCTTCGCGGAACAAAGCCTGCGAATTCCAAATCCAATGCAATAACAAACACTAGCCCGGATTATTCACGCGACTCAATACGGTCATCGCAACACGTTTGCAAAAAACGGCTTACGCGGATTGGCACGAAAACAGTCTGCGCACATCAGCCGCCACGCGATAGCGTCCGGTTCTCACGCCTATACTCGGGAACCGAACGCTATCGCGTGCCGGCTAATGAATAATCCGGGCTAGTGCATCGTCCAGTCTTGATTTTGGGGTTAGCCGTTTTGGCGTTAGCCACGGTTGAGTCGCGAAAACCGTGGCTAACGCCAAAACGGCTCATTTATCAAACCCACGTTCCAAGACTGGACGATGCACTAGCGTACGCTATCGACTTGGAAAGTCGAGCGACTTTCGAGCGGCTATGCCAGGATGTCGTGGATGACTTGTGTGGGTTTGACGCCGGTGAGTCGTTGGTTCAGACCTTGAAAGGGGACGCTGAAACGTTCATGGTCAAAACCCAGCAAGTGCAGAAGGGTGGCGTGGAAATCACGCAATTGCACCGGGTTGTGTACCGCAGAGTAGCCGACCGCATCGGTTTCGCCGTAGGTCATTCCGGGTTTCACGCCACCACCGGCCATCCACAGAGTGAACGCGCCTGGATTGTGGTCGCGACCGACATAGGTCATCTCTGTTCCGCCGCGGTTTTCGCGCATCGGAGTGCGTCCGAATTCGCCGCTCCAGATCACCAGGGTGTCTTCCAGCATGCCGCGTTGTTTGAGATCACCCAGCAGCGCGGCGATCGGGCGATCGGTCTCTTCGCATTTCGTCTTGAAACCGTCGTTGAGCGCTTCGTTCTTCGCCGATCCATGAGAGTCCCAACCCCAGTCGAACAGTTGAATGAAGCGCACATCGCGTTCGGCCAGTCGGCGGGCCAGCAAACAGTTGTTGGCAAAGGATTCTTTGCCCGGCTCGGAACCGTACGCTTCGTGCACACTGGCGGGTTCTTTGGTGATGTCCATCGCATCCGGCACGGCGGCTTGCATGCGGAAAGCCATCTCGTATTGAGCGATTCGAGTCAGCGTTTCGGGATCGCCGTACTCTTCGCTGGCCCGTTGGTTCAATCGATTCAGCGTATCCAGCATCGCGCGTCGTGAATCGCGGGTGACGCCGGGCGGGTTGGAAATGTCCAGCACCGGATCTCCTTGGCTGCGACACTGGACGCCTTGGTAGACCGATGGCAGGAAACCGGCGCTCCACAACGCTTTGCCCGCACGCGGTTGTCGGCCGCCGGAAAGCAGCACGATGAACCCCGGCAAGTCTTCGTTCTCCGTGCCCAGCCCCCAAGTCAACCAGGAACCGATCGATGGGTAGCCCATGCGAGACTGTCCGGTGTGCACCATCAACTGGGCCGGACCGTGATTGAATTGGTCCGTTTGCATGGATTTGATGAAACAAACGTCATCGACATGCTTGGCAAAGTGTGGCATTCGATCGGAAACCCATGCGCCACACTCGCCATGTTGTTCAAACGGGAACTGGCTGCCCAGCATCTTCGGCGTTCCTTGAATGAACGCGAACCGTTTTCCTTCCATGAATTCTTTTGGGCAATCCTTGCCATCGAGACGTTGCAAGTCAGGCTTGTAGTCGAACAGTTCCAGTTGGCTGGGGGCACCGATCATGTGCAAATAAATCACCCGTTTGGCTTTGGCCGGGTGTGGTGGTGCCAGTGGGCTCAGCGGATTGGCGGCCGAGTGAACCGGTTTGACGCCAGTGTTGGCCGACGCCGT from Stieleria varia carries:
- a CDS encoding DUF1501 domain-containing protein: MNNERLKLESQLASLQSDTRRHFLQGCATGMGAMWLAMQNTASANTGVKPVHSAANPLSPLAPPHPAKAKRVIYLHMIGAPSQLELFDYKPDLQRLDGKDCPKEFMEGKRFAFIQGTPKMLGSQFPFEQHGECGAWVSDRMPHFAKHVDDVCFIKSMQTDQFNHGPAQLMVHTGQSRMGYPSIGSWLTWGLGTENEDLPGFIVLLSGGRQPRAGKALWSAGFLPSVYQGVQCRSQGDPVLDISNPPGVTRDSRRAMLDTLNRLNQRASEEYGDPETLTRIAQYEMAFRMQAAVPDAMDITKEPASVHEAYGSEPGKESFANNCLLARRLAERDVRFIQLFDWGWDSHGSAKNEALNDGFKTKCEETDRPIAALLGDLKQRGMLEDTLVIWSGEFGRTPMRENRGGTEMTYVGRDHNPGAFTLWMAGGGVKPGMTYGETDAVGYSAVHNPVQLRDFHATLLHLLGFDHERFSVPFQGLNQRLTGVKPTQVIHDILA
- a CDS encoding DUF2461 domain-containing protein → MPQPILSKRLFRFLRELKDNNNREWFAENKLRYESDVRDPAVELVAALEKPLAKAAPMLVAIPKGHGGSVMRIYRDTRFGKNKDPYKTNVGISIRHQAGKDIHAPGIYIHLEPGDCFIGAGTWRPESSTLSAIRSSIDSNPAAWKRARDNKAFREHFQWVGESLKTAPRDYPKDHPLIEDLKRKDFIAIAPLTEKDLTGDAAISLLMERVRQAKPAMKFLCEAIDVPY
- a CDS encoding sulfatase-like hydrolase/transferase; protein product: MNADAEDNRWDSAHALHSLTLWAAWCCAATWAICRFSPYGDVEAAFQAGFPFADAWIVFRAGVLCLVAMGLAEFLQRSLRIRLYLLAAVAILAIPMLVFANSVLVSWVGRSLFDAETWDHAWNHGGELAGHIPSGAIRLFAMAIVGGLVFSIVGGWGACRLGRRWRENAPRVWPIFVGAIMVSVSGLLGIPAWTHRVPEIASRADELMVPPAGVSVEMARRIEAMDMRHRQVTVTAKPQSCRDIVVVVIESFRPELVTPDVMPNLAALAQRSVVCRNHFSGGNATTHGMFSLLNGLSAVWYSRPVRTAPIGLRLFREAGYELGFFGGHDDWEKFRMTGFINRATFDVMETQSMNWLTTDRQATERAAVFLNADKASRRPRMAVLYLYSTHADYRSYASDQVFQPAADDRYLIPYTNSMRPLVWNRYKNSARSVDRLLAGVLDDERIVAVVGDHGESFLEDGVCGHGTKLNRYQNMTPAVIYCPRQTPQQVDAVTGHADVLPTILGAAGIIVSDPEAMDGVNLLDASERDVRDRVTVTRNYLDDQYLLVPGNVSDREPMIGHRVELTLNEWQASVLETMFLSSNDPSEPDGEAGGVSDGAAVLQEWIEKRLPRVVERD